In Serratia marcescens subsp. marcescens ATCC 13880, a single genomic region encodes these proteins:
- a CDS encoding GNAT family N-acetyltransferase, producing the protein MLHIEPYRDADRLQTAALIYAAFSDKFQRARRLSARLQWRLFYRLWRWRQSGSRERSFVVKQNEQVVAAFALNAAEAEGDGGLRPRALPIWRLCRRYGWLNVWRMYLQMVVLQHAPAADELYLSYLAVAENQRGKGVGRRLLQWMNGYAAEQGAGRRLSLHVSRRNVDAQRLYRRCGFQVRREEHYALLGLLFGQADWILMEKRNGETTCAK; encoded by the coding sequence ATGTTGCACATTGAGCCTTATCGCGACGCTGACCGGCTGCAAACGGCGGCGTTGATCTACGCCGCGTTCAGCGACAAATTCCAGCGCGCGCGCCGTCTGAGCGCCCGCCTTCAGTGGCGTCTGTTCTATCGGCTGTGGCGTTGGCGGCAAAGCGGCAGCCGGGAGCGCAGCTTCGTGGTGAAACAGAATGAACAGGTGGTGGCGGCTTTTGCCCTCAATGCGGCCGAGGCAGAGGGCGACGGCGGGTTGCGCCCGCGCGCATTGCCGATTTGGCGGCTGTGTCGCCGCTATGGCTGGCTGAACGTTTGGCGCATGTATCTGCAAATGGTGGTGTTGCAGCATGCCCCGGCGGCCGATGAGCTGTATCTCTCTTACCTGGCGGTGGCGGAGAATCAGCGCGGCAAAGGGGTGGGCAGGCGGCTGCTGCAGTGGATGAACGGCTACGCCGCCGAACAAGGCGCAGGCCGACGTCTGAGCCTGCACGTCAGCCGGCGCAACGTGGATGCGCAGCGTCTGTACCGGCGCTGCGGCTTTCAGGTGCGACGCGAAGAGCATTACGCCTTGCTGGGGCTGCTGTTCGGCCAGGCCGATTGGATATTGATGGAGAAACGCAACGGGGAGACGACGTGCGCAAAATAG
- a CDS encoding TetR/AcrR family transcriptional regulator: MGNREKIVEAALHSFTHKGFHQTSMRDIAQAAGVSVGNLYNHFSGKEALIGEIALLENGVFAEFAAGLLADRKRPKEALSAFFTAYHAFVAEPDNVQLSAEIVAEVARNPALAEPFSANQRQLIEALATTIAEAQQIGEIAPAIAPLPLAQLVLDVIESQAWRQAIFASPSPEAITPVRLLEQLLYRQP; this comes from the coding sequence ATGGGAAACCGAGAAAAGATTGTTGAGGCCGCGCTGCACAGCTTTACCCATAAGGGATTTCACCAGACCAGCATGCGGGATATCGCCCAGGCGGCGGGCGTCAGCGTGGGCAACCTCTATAACCATTTTTCCGGCAAGGAGGCGCTGATCGGCGAGATCGCGCTGCTGGAAAACGGTGTATTCGCCGAGTTCGCCGCCGGATTATTGGCCGACAGAAAGCGGCCGAAAGAGGCGCTGTCGGCCTTTTTCACCGCCTATCACGCTTTTGTCGCCGAACCGGACAATGTGCAACTGTCGGCGGAGATTGTGGCTGAAGTGGCGCGTAACCCGGCATTGGCCGAACCGTTCAGCGCCAACCAGCGGCAGTTGATTGAGGCGCTGGCGACGACGATCGCCGAAGCTCAGCAAATCGGCGAGATAGCGCCGGCGATAGCGCCCTTGCCGCTCGCGCAACTGGTGCTGGACGTGATCGAAAGCCAGGCCTGGCGGCAGGCGATCTTCGCCTCGCCTTCGCCGGAGGCGATCACGCCGGTGCGGCTGTTGGAGCAACTGCTCTACCGCCAACCCTAG